A region from the Variovorax sp. RKNM96 genome encodes:
- a CDS encoding CobD/CbiB family protein produces the protein MSFFAILCALLIEQVRPLGPHNPVYGTVLAWTRWTSRNFDAGKPHHGWIAWALAVFVPTLVALGVHWLLVLTLGLPFAVLWSIAVLYVTLGFRQFSHHFTDIRDALDEGDEPLARSLLAHWQGVDAAELKRSEIVRHVIEHSVIAAHRHVFGVLAWFSVLAAIGLGPAGAVFYRMSEFVARYWAHKNGAAVQPSSVSVQQAAESAWHGIDWLPARITALGFAVVGSFEEAIDCWRNDARRFPNENDGVILAATSGAVNVRLGGGSLSPIPVTDPLPRAQAGESVIDGRRPDSGSTPGREPEPGHLRSVVGLVWRSVVMWMVLLALLTLARLLG, from the coding sequence ATGAGCTTCTTTGCCATCCTGTGCGCGTTGCTGATCGAGCAAGTGAGGCCGCTGGGCCCTCACAACCCCGTGTACGGCACCGTTCTCGCGTGGACCCGCTGGACCAGCCGCAATTTCGATGCGGGCAAGCCCCATCACGGATGGATCGCCTGGGCGCTCGCTGTCTTCGTGCCCACGCTCGTGGCCCTTGGCGTGCATTGGTTGCTGGTGCTCACGCTGGGCCTGCCGTTCGCGGTGCTCTGGAGCATCGCGGTGCTCTATGTCACGCTGGGCTTCCGGCAGTTCAGCCACCACTTCACCGACATCCGCGACGCGCTCGACGAGGGCGACGAGCCGCTCGCGCGCTCGCTGCTTGCGCATTGGCAGGGCGTCGATGCCGCCGAGTTGAAGCGCAGCGAGATCGTGCGCCATGTGATCGAGCATTCGGTCATCGCCGCGCACCGCCACGTGTTCGGCGTGCTGGCGTGGTTCTCGGTGCTCGCCGCCATCGGCCTCGGACCAGCCGGCGCGGTGTTCTATCGCATGAGCGAGTTCGTCGCGCGCTACTGGGCCCACAAGAACGGCGCGGCGGTGCAGCCGTCGAGCGTCTCGGTGCAGCAGGCCGCCGAGAGCGCCTGGCACGGCATCGACTGGCTGCCCGCGCGCATCACGGCGCTGGGCTTCGCGGTGGTCGGCAGCTTCGAGGAAGCCATCGACTGCTGGCGCAACGACGCCCGGCGCTTTCCGAATGAGAACGACGGCGTGATCCTCGCGGCCACTTCCGGCGCGGTCAATGTCCGCCTGGGGGGCGGTTCGCTGAGCCCCATTCCGGTCACCGATCCGCTGCCGCGCGCGCAGGCCGGCGAATCCGTGATCGATGGCCGCAGGCCCGACAGCGGCAGCACGCCAGGGCGCGAGCCCGAGCCCGGGCACCTGCGCAGCGTGGTCGGCCTCGTCTGGCGCTCGGTCGTGATGTGGATGGTGCTGCTGGCGTTGCTGACGCTCGCCCGCCTGCTCGGCTGA